A part of Phoenix dactylifera cultivar Barhee BC4 chromosome 2, palm_55x_up_171113_PBpolish2nd_filt_p, whole genome shotgun sequence genomic DNA contains:
- the LOC103712206 gene encoding pectinesterase-like, which translates to MPRPTPSSSTMHLILSFLLFLTLISSLPSLSLSFPDSKPIEWWCRSTPHPHACRYYLAHSKSPEQPKDEHQFYKLHLQLTYDLTARAEGHLGRLGRRCRTAPESKAWFDCWKLFGNTVLQLNRTLHPQKPTFTALDFQTWLSASLTNLETCRKGFADLGASAEIIHPVMHYNISDLISNCLAINQPNGTTNTTAAVDVPSFTSVANRKLLQLSARPNFIVAKDGSGNFRTIQAALDAAAALRSRTQSGKIVIRVKAGVYVEHLQVVSSLSDLTMVGDGKGKTIITGSRSVATGSTTFSSPTFSVFGDGFIASDITFRNTFGPGSQAVALLSGSDRSIFYRCSFEGYQDTLCVFTQRQFYRECDIYGTVDFIFGNGAVVLQNCNIFARRPRPGESNVITAQGRTDPNQNTGIVIHSSAILPAAELLPVRGTVRSYLGRPWQQYSRTVYLRSSMDAIIDPAGWLPFNGNFALNTLYYAEFGNTGPGSALSRRVTWPGYHVIKRPSLVRQFSVGRFIAGRTWIPSTGVPFNAVL; encoded by the exons ATGCCTCGTCCTACTCCCTCATCATCAACCATGCATCTCATCTTATCATTCCTACTATTCCTCACTCTCATTTCCTCTctcccatctctctccctctccttccccgaCTCCAAACCCATAGAATGGTGGTGTCGCAGCACTCCCCACCCACACGCCTGCCGCTACTATCTCGCTCACTCCAAGTCCCCTGAACAACCCAAGGACGAACACCAATTCTACAAGCTCCACCTCCAACTCACCTACGACCTCACCGCCCGCGCTGAGGGCCACCTCGGCCGCCTTGGACGTCGGTGCCGCACCGCGCCCGAGAGCAAGGCCTGGTTCGATTGCTGGAAGCTCTTCGGCAACACCGTCCTCCAGCTCAACCGCACCCTCCACCCCCAAAAGCCCACCTTCACCGCCCTCGACTTCCAGACCTGGCTCAGTGCCAGCCTCACCAACCTCGAGACCTGCCGCAAGGGCTTCGCTGACCTTGGCGCCTCCGCAGAGATCATCCACCCAGTCATGCACTACAACATCTCCGACCTCATCAGCAACTGCCTCGCCATCAACCAGCCCAACGGCACCACCAACACCACCGCCGCTGTCGACGTCCCAAGCTTCACGTCGGTCGCCAACAGGAAGCTATTACAACTTTCAGCTCGGCCCAATTTCATCGTGGCAAAAGACGGCTCCGGGAACTTCCGGACTATCCAAGCGGCTCTTGACGCCGCCGCGGCATTACGGTCTCGCACACAGAGCGGCAAGATCGTGATTCGAGTGAAAGCCGGAGTGTATGTTGAGCACTTACAGGTAGTAAGCAGTCTGAGTGATCTCACCATGGTCGGCGATGGCAAGGGGAAGACAATAATTACCGGTAGTCGGAGCGTGGCTACAGGCTCCACCACCTTTAGCTCCCCAACTTTCA GTGTGTTTGGCGATGGATTTATAGCTAGCGACATCACATTTCGCAACACATTCGGTCCAGGATCTCAAGCAGTGGCACTGCTATCAGGATCCGATCGATCCATTTTTTATCGATGCAGCTTCGAAGGATACCAAGACACTCTCTGTGTCTTCACTCAGAGGCAATTCTACCGAGAATGCGACATCTACGGCACCGTCGACTTCATCTTCGGCAACGGGGCGGTGGTGCTCCAGAACTGCAACATTTTCGCCAGGAGGCCCCGGCCGGGCGAGTCAAACGTGATCACCGCACAGGGCCGGACCGACCCGAACCAGAACACCGGCATCGTGATCCACTCCTCCGCCATCCTCCCGGCGGCCGAACTCTTGCCGGTGCGCGGAACGGTCCGTTCATACCTTGGCCGGCCATGGCAGCAATACTCGAGGACAGTGTACCTCCGGAGCtccatggatgccatcatcgaTCCAGCCGGGTGGCTGCCGTTCAACGGTAATTTTGCACTGAATACACTGTACTACGCCGAGTTTGGGAACACTGGGCCGGGGTCGGCGCTGTCACGGCGAGTGACGTGGCCGGGCTACCACGTGATCAAGCGGCCGTCGTTGGTCAGGCAGTTCAGTGTGGGGCGGTTCATCGCCGGCAGGACGTGGATACCGTCCACCGGCGTGCCGTTTAATGCAGTTCTTTGA